In Brachybacterium saurashtrense, the genomic stretch ACCCCACCTGAGAAAGTGAGACCTCGCCATGCCCGACACCTCGACATGGGACGCGCTCCCGCACCGCCTGCCCGACTGGTTCCGCGACGCCCCGCTGGGCATCTTCATCCACTGGGGGCCGTACTCGGTGCCTGCCTGGGCCGAGCCCACCGCCGAGCTCGGCGCCATCGAGAGCGACCTGGGCTGGTTCGCCCACAACCCCTACGCCGAGTGGTACTTCAACACGATCCGCATCGAGGGCTCCCCGGCCGCCGAGCATCACCGCCAGGTGCACGGCGACGCGCCGTACGACGACTTCCTCGACCAGTGGGAGACCACCGCCTTCGACCCCGCGGCCTGGGCGGACCTGTTCCGCCGGGCCGGCGCGGACTACGTGGTGCCCACCACCAAGCACCATGACGGCGTGACGCTGTGGGACGCCCCCGGCACCGGGGACCGCAACACCGTGCGCCGCGGACCGAAGCGGGACCTCGTGGGCGAGATAGCGAGCGCGGTGACCGAGGCGGGACTGCGCTTCGGCGTCTACTACTCCGGGGGCCTGGACTGGCACGTCCGGCCCACCGAACCGCTGGTCAGCGGTGAGGACGTGAACGACCGTTGCAGGCCGCGGGACGACGAGTACGGGAAGTACTGCAGCGCCCACGTGCGCGATCTCATCGACCGCTATCAGCCCGACGTGTTCTGGAACGACATCGGCTGGCCGGACGAGAACTTCCACTTCGGCCAAGGCGGGCTCGGCGAGCTGCTCGAGCACTTCTATACCCAGCGCCCCGAGGGGCTGATCAACGACCGCTTCGCCGGCGCCCACCAGGACTTCGTCACCACCGAGTACCAGGCGGGCGAGATCCCTGAAGGGCAGCCGTGGGAGAACTGCCGCGGCGTGGGCCTCTCCTTCGGCTACAACCAGGTCGAGGACGCCGCCCAGTACATGAGCGCTGCACAGGCCGTACGGCACGTGGTCGACGCGGTCTCGAAGGGCGGTCGGGTGCTTCTGAACGTGGGCCCGCGCGCGGACGGCTCCCTGCACGAGCTGCAGGTCGCCGCGCTCGAGGGCCTGGGGGAGTTCATGGCGGAGCACAAGGTGCACCTGGCCGGCTCCCGTGGGCTCGGCGAGCTGCGCCTGAAGGGTGTGGAATGGGCGCGCGCCGTGGAGAAGGACGGCACCTGCCACGTGTTCCTCAGCGGCGACGCCGGCGAGATCACGGTTGCGGCGCAGGATCTGCCCACGGGCTTCGCCTGGCCCGAAGTCGGTCGCACCGTCACGCTCGCCGGCGAGGAGAACGCCCCGGTGGCTGTCTCTGCACCGGCCGCTGACTCCGCACCGACGGCGGGCTGAGCGCGCAGAGGATGCTCCGCCCGGAGGCGGGCGGAGAAGGAGGGCGCGGTCCTCGGGACCGCACCCTCCGCTGGTGAGGCACTGCTCTTCAATTGCTCAGCGGCGGTCCTCGATCTCCAGCAGGTCCATCGCGTTCGTGCCGGCCTGCTCGATCTGTTCGTGCTCGGGCTGCTCCTTCTGCATCCGCTCGAGGTACGGCTGGGCGCGCTGCACCTGCTGCTCCAGGTTCGTCACCGTGGTGAGGAAGTTCTGGTTGGCCTGGGTGCGGAAGGAGTCGATGCCGTCCATCGTGGTGAACAGGTTGTCGAAGGCCTTCTGCAGGGTCTCCGGGGAGACGCCCGAGGTCGCGGCCTGCTTCTGGATCTTCACGGAGTTGTCCGCCAGCATCTGCGAGGTGCGGGAGATGAGGTTGTCGGTGGTGCGGTTGACCGCATCGATCTGGTCCAGCACGATCTTCTGGTTCTCCAGCGCCTGCGCGGTGATCACCGCGGTGCGCAGCGCGGTGACCGTGGTGGTGCGCGCCCGCTCCACGCCCTGCTGGAGCTTGGTGTTGTTGTCCTCGATCAGCCCCATCGACAGGTAGGCCTGCACGGTGACGGCGATCTGGGTGGCGACGTCCTGGCGGCGCTGCCGCACGGCGAAGAGCACGTCCCGTTCGAGGGCGTCGGCCTCGGCGGCCTTCCCCTCGGCCCGTGCCTGCTCCACGCGGCGCACCGCCCGCTCGTCCAGCAGGGAGAGCAGGTAGGAGGCCTTCTTCAGGGCGCCCAGGTCCTCCCACAGCGAGCGCCGCTCCACGGCCAGCTCGGCGTTGTCCTTCTGCAGCATCTCCTGGCCGCGGCTGAGCGCGCCCAGCACCTCGTCGAGCTGGTCCTGATTGGTCTCGAAGCCGCGGAAGTAGCGCTTGGCGACGTTGCGGCCGGGCAGCCAGCCCAGCGCCTTGTCCGCGAAGGTCTCCTCCTTGGGGGCGAGGTCCTCCATGGTGGTGCGCAACTCGGAGAGGGACTTCGCGACGGACTCCTGCGCGTTGCCCTTCTCCTTCGACTCCCGCAGCGACTGCTCCATGAAGCGGGAGGAGGTCTGGCTGGTGCGCTCGAAGGTGCGGCGGGCCACCGCGCCCAGCGCGTTGACCTGCGCGGTGTACTCCTGCGAGTGCGGGTTCAGCTGGGAGACCTGCTCCACCCAGGCGTCGGCCCGCTGCTCGAGCTGGGCCTGCTGCTCCTCGGGCAGCTCGGGGAGCATGGCGCCGGCGTCGTCGACCTCCACCTCCTGCACCGGCTCGGCGGGGGTGATCTCCTGCTCGGGCGTGGGCGGCTGGAGCTTGTCCATCAGGGCCTCCTGGGGTCTCCGGGGTGATCTCCCCGGGATCGTGGGTGTCGGGTGGGAACGTCGGGTGCGGGTGCGGGTGCGGGTGCGGGTGCGGGTGCGGCCGTCGGTCGGTCGGGCGGCGGGGGTGGTGAGCGCCGGAGCGGGCGGCGTGTCAGAGGGTCCGGATGTCGATGAGCGGGTCCACGTGCTGGTCGGCGAAGCGGGCGCGCAGGAACTCGGAGTGCACCTCGAGGGAGCGTGAGACCCCGCCGACCACGTCCCCCTCGACCTGCTCCACCCCCTCGGCCAGCACGTTCAGCTGCGTGTCGATGCTCGCGAGGTTCGCCAGCGCCTCCTCGCGCGCGCTGCCGGCGAAGGTCCGGAGGAAGCCGATCGTGTCGCTCGCGGCGTCCACCAGCTCGGGCACGTAGCGGCCCGCGATCCCGTCCAGCAGGGTCAGCTCCGCGGCCGACGGGCGCATGGCCTGCAGCTGCTCGGCGCCCACGAGCGCATCGATCCGGGTGAGCAGCGAGGTGACGTCGTCGAGCACGGCGACGGCCGCCGGGGTGCTGCTCGCCTGCGGGCGGAGCTGTGCGACACGGTCGCGGGTGGTGCCGTTCGCCTCCAGGATCCCCGCCAGCATCTCGCGCGTGCCGCCGGTGACCGAGGCGTCCAGCGTGGGCCGATCGGGGGCGGCGGGCAGCGGGCGATTCGCCGCCA encodes the following:
- a CDS encoding alpha-L-fucosidase — its product is MPDTSTWDALPHRLPDWFRDAPLGIFIHWGPYSVPAWAEPTAELGAIESDLGWFAHNPYAEWYFNTIRIEGSPAAEHHRQVHGDAPYDDFLDQWETTAFDPAAWADLFRRAGADYVVPTTKHHDGVTLWDAPGTGDRNTVRRGPKRDLVGEIASAVTEAGLRFGVYYSGGLDWHVRPTEPLVSGEDVNDRCRPRDDEYGKYCSAHVRDLIDRYQPDVFWNDIGWPDENFHFGQGGLGELLEHFYTQRPEGLINDRFAGAHQDFVTTEYQAGEIPEGQPWENCRGVGLSFGYNQVEDAAQYMSAAQAVRHVVDAVSKGGRVLLNVGPRADGSLHELQVAALEGLGEFMAEHKVHLAGSRGLGELRLKGVEWARAVEKDGTCHVFLSGDAGEITVAAQDLPTGFAWPEVGRTVTLAGEENAPVAVSAPAADSAPTAG
- a CDS encoding toxic anion resistance protein yields the protein MDKLQPPTPEQEITPAEPVQEVEVDDAGAMLPELPEEQQAQLEQRADAWVEQVSQLNPHSQEYTAQVNALGAVARRTFERTSQTSSRFMEQSLRESKEKGNAQESVAKSLSELRTTMEDLAPKEETFADKALGWLPGRNVAKRYFRGFETNQDQLDEVLGALSRGQEMLQKDNAELAVERRSLWEDLGALKKASYLLSLLDERAVRRVEQARAEGKAAEADALERDVLFAVRQRRQDVATQIAVTVQAYLSMGLIEDNNTKLQQGVERARTTTVTALRTAVITAQALENQKIVLDQIDAVNRTTDNLISRTSQMLADNSVKIQKQAATSGVSPETLQKAFDNLFTTMDGIDSFRTQANQNFLTTVTNLEQQVQRAQPYLERMQKEQPEHEQIEQAGTNAMDLLEIEDRR